A stretch of the Notamacropus eugenii isolate mMacEug1 chromosome 2, mMacEug1.pri_v2, whole genome shotgun sequence genome encodes the following:
- the FBXO28 gene encoding F-box only protein 28 isoform X2 — protein sequence MTYRKCPCSPCSRGKASNPPPKMAAVTEEWMAEEGGGGSCGGGSSLAAGASQRLSPLPPPQPALLGPQSPASPALALDQLPQNNTLVALPIVAIENILSFMSYDEISQLRLICKRMDLVCQRMLNQGFLKVERYHNLCQKQVKAQLPRRESERRNHSLARHADILAAVETRLSLLNMTFMKYVDSNLCCFIPGKFRDLLQP from the exons atGACGTACAGGAAGTGTCCCTGTTCCCCTTGCAGCAGGGGGAAGGCATCAAACCCTCCCCCCAAGATGGCGGCGGTGACGGAGGAGTGGATGGCGGAGGAAGGAGGCGGTGGCAGCTGCGGCGGCGGCTCTTCCCTGGCCGCGGGGGCGTCCCAGCGGCTCTCGCCGCTGCCCCCGCCGCAGCCAGCGCTGCTGGGCCCGCAGTCGCCGGCCTCGCCGGCCCTGGCCTTGGACCAGCTGCCTCAGAACAACACGCTGGTGGCGCTGCCCATCGTGGCCATCGAGAACATCCTCAGCTTCATGTCCTACGACGAGATCAGCCAGCTCCGCCTG ATTTGTAAGCGAATGGACTTAGTCTGCCAGAGAATGTTGAATCAGGGATTTCTGAAAGTGGAAAGATATCACAACCTGTGTCAAAAACAAGTTAAAGCACAACTTCCAAG GAGAGAGTCAGAAAGGAGAAATCATTCATTAGCTCGTCATGCGGACATCCTTGCTGCTGTAGAAACAAGGCTCTCACTGTTGAATATGACTTTCATGAAGTATGTGGATTCCAATCTCTGTTGCTTCATTCCAGGAAAG